A window of Benincasa hispida cultivar B227 chromosome 9, ASM972705v1, whole genome shotgun sequence genomic DNA:
AATCAAAGAGTGGCAACAGGGATCCAATCTGTACAACCATTTATTGAGCAGAGCGGAAGCATCGGTACTGAGCGGGGGCAAAATTAAAGCGCTTCTTTGGTATCAAGGTGAAAGCGATACTGAAAATGCAGAAGATTCGGAGTTGTACGGTAGCCGATTGAAGAAGTTTTTCACTGACATTCGCTCCGATCTAAAGATTCCATTGCTCCCAATTATTCAGGTTTTGTATTCTAATTTGACCCCTTTCTAGTTTAAAATAATGACTTGCGAGACCGTCCGAGCAGATTAGGATGATGATCTAACGGCCAACTAACGACCAACTAacgttgtttaaaaaaaatcattaaaattttaatttcactaCATAAAAGCAAGGAAGCATGAGATTAGAGATTAGAGATTAGATGTAAGCTACAGATAATTTGGTAAAACAGCAATGTATTTTTGTGCTTTGGTTGGTAGGTGGGTATTGCGACGGGAGAGGGGCCGTATAAAGAAGGAGTAAGAAGGGGGCAATTTGGAATTGATTTAGTGAACGTGATGACTGTTGACGCAATGGGCCTTTCATTGGAACCAGATGGGCTTCACTTAACCACTCCTTCACAAGTTCAACTGGGCGGGCTTTTGGCCGATGCGTATCGACGATTTCCATCTCACCCATTGGCTACCCCATTAACAAATGCTGCTCACATTCCAATGATTTCtactttctttctttccattTCTAGGATTTTGACAGTTGTGTTGCTATTTCTACGTCTAATTCTCATGTCATGACAACGACTTTGCATTATTTGCATCTATGCTATTGCTTTGATGATTCAAAGGCGTCCAAGCCCAAGGCTTCTAATTATGGAAACGTTAATGCAATTACTCAACGTCTGCTCTTTGATAACTAATTTTCAAACCGGCTTTCCGTTTGCATTTAATTATGCGCATCAATGCTAAATAAAACCCTGCTCtttaataaccattttgttATCAAAAATACTTATGCTCCACTCTATTCATGAGTTTAATATCAACCCACATGGgataaatcaatatttatattatttttaaaaaaattataaatatacaaaatactaataaatattttaattgatttagaagccgtaaattttttatttattaactcaaatatttttttgacttgttttcataattataattttttttcaaaaaatattattcGAAATTGACCTTTTATCAAAATTTCTACATAATTGAGAACCTCAATATTTCACCTAAACTACATCAATCTTTGAAAATCTCACCCTATTATCTAATCATATGGTATGATTAAAAGTGGTGCACATAAATGgtatattataattttgttttggtgTGTGTATGTTGTCCTTTGTGataatatagttttattttttttcgttCTTTGTTATGTAAACATACTTGGCGTGTTTCAGTTCCAATTTAGTTATTAGCCATTGAATTCCAAATTAAAGAGAGAGTTAAATAGATTAAAGGAAAACCAGAGAGtcgaaaaaagaaaagtttagaCAAACTTTAGACACCAGTAACGTTAGACAAAAGGTTAGGGCTAAGGGCTTTATTGGTTGCTAACATACATAGCATCTGAAttcagaaaatgaagaaaaagattCTTCAAGAAGAGAACAGAAACTAAAAACATTAAAACCCAGACGAAAAGTTGATCCCAACCTTAATTCATCTGACTATTGAGATTACCAAATCCCAACTTCCATAAACCCATCCTCTGTGGCGCATCCCCTGAACATACCGGTTGTGTTGAACCCACACGCCACTTCCCCATTGCTAGACACTGCAATCAATCCCGCTTTGCCTTCGTCCAATCTCTCCTCTATCACGTAATTCACCGCCTCTTGAAGCCCCAACCCTTTGTATTCCATCACCGCCGCCACTTCCCGAGCCAAAGTCCCTCTTATAATCGCCTCCCCTTCTCCCGTACACGATACCCCACATACATCACACGCGTACGTCCCTGATCCGATCAACGGCGAGTCTCCGATGCGTCCCATCTTTTTGTTTATCAATCCACCAGTGGATGTGGCCGCGGCGCACCTTCCTTCGGTATCGACCACCACGCACCCCACTGTCTCAGGCGCGTACACGCTTATACGGAGGCCGTTCATTTGCAATGGTGTCTCCACGCTCGCGCTACATGTCTCGCTTGGAACCCTATGATCCAACTGttccaaaataaaaaccaaagaaATCTTAAAAGTGTGTCTGTTTCGGACGGTTATTTGTAATAAAGAATCATATGGCGGGCATACCCATATACTGTTGGCTTCTTTGGCAAGTTCAAGCAGTCCGACGTTGTCTTCGGTGATGAAATAGTCATTGCCCACAAGCTCCACGCCCTGAGACGATGGAAAATATCAGAAAAAGTGGAAGTGATGAAATCAGGAAAAAGGAAATTGGAATggaaattaatataatgaaaCCTGTTGCCTAGCGAATTTCTCGGCGCCAGAGAAGGCGAGATAGGAATGGGGAGATTTATCCATGACAAGACGGGCGAGGGAGATGGGATTTTTGACGGTGGTGATTCCGGACACCGCCCCGCATCTCCGTTTTGGGCCGTCCATGATGCTGGCCTCCATCTCTACGGTCCCCTCCTCGGTGAGGGCAGATCCACGCCCGGAGTTGAACAGGGGATCGTTTTCCAATTCTCTAACCTTCAAAATCCAGAGGAAATTGTTAGGAAAAGAAAGACCATGTAATGAATGAAAGTGGGAAGGAAATAGAAGAGGGGAAGAGGGGAAAGCGTACGACGAGTTCGACGACATCAATGGCAGAATGATTGGAACGAAGAGCGTGGATGCCAAGATCAAGGCAGCGAGTGAGAAGTTTTTTGGCATCGTGTTGGCGATGCAGTGGGAGATTCGGATCCACGCCAGCCCCGCCATGAACTGCAATGGCCCAACCTCCCATCTTTCAGtttccttctctctctctctgccTTCTTCTTCACTCTGTGTTTCTAATGACGCATTTTAGGCAATGGAGGAAAGCCTTATATAGCCTTTTTTTCGGAACCCAAATTCCTTCTAAACcttgtttttttccttcttatttTCTTAACAGTAAAAAAAGTTTTGGATTCCGTGCTGTGGTGTGTTGCGATTGCGAGGATCCTACTCATACCACGACTACTTCCGCCACTTGCAGGTCTCTATTTGTATtcccaaaattttatttcatgtttcttttaaggctgtttttaaataaataaaaataatcaatctATTTATACATATAGAGGATGTCAATATCTATTGTCAATAGACATAGCAATCTACCATTAAtagatttctctcttaatatcgatagacaatgataatttactatatttttaataattttaccatttaattTTATCCTTTCTTAAGtatcattatatttatttattttatcccATAGTTTTCTATTATTTTATGGGACTTGGGGTTGTGTAGAATATCCAacctaattttttctttttcagttgGAACTTAATtcatctttatttaaaaaaataaaatattagattcCAGGAGAAAGAGTGGCCTTAATTAGCTGGATAACcgaaaaagggaaagaagattgtaaaaataaattaccTTTTTCCCTTTTACATTCTCCACCACAACAACAAAGAAGTTACAACTTTCTTTGGTTTTAGCTTTcgctaaatttataaaaataaaataaaattattatatgcCAAACTGATTATGCAAACGAAGTTTATTGAGAAATTTTGATGAATTacttcttctttaaaaaaaaaattgataaaaatacgAACCGTGTTTGAACTGTAACATCCCGAATGTTAGGAAAATCTaagttaattataaaaaattatcgagtttaaatttccctttcatttggaaaattgagattaaattgaaataattgaaaaacttttattgattaattgaatttaattcatTAGATATATgaactgattatcttgaaaatattgaattttgtttccctttgattttagattttagggccaactaataaaataaaattaaagagataattaatttcatgtggtttaactaatttaaatatttagaaggatttaatttgtatcaaattaatggattttatgcttttgattttgatttttgaagccaaaattaagataatttgaaaagttaattgaattataaatttaatagaatctttgtagattttggagatattgtgataaaatattttatttgtattttcaaaatttgaaaaaaatataaaagaattgagatttttttttccgaaATCGTGAAAAGATGTCAAAAATTGGGGAGGAAGCAATTCGGTTTTTCAGCGACAACTTCCACATAA
This region includes:
- the LOC120086864 gene encoding probable carbohydrate esterase At4g34215, which translates into the protein MLYLCLLFLTAAQIPVTSQQPSPPTAIFLLAGQSNMAGRGGVTNSTVTHRPTWDGVVPPQCSPTPSILRLAADLTWVEAREPLHADIDFLKTNGIGPGMPFAHTILMDKPGGRTVIGLVPCAIGGTSIKEWQQGSNLYNHLLSRAEASVLSGGKIKALLWYQGESDTENAEDSELYGSRLKKFFTDIRSDLKIPLLPIIQVGIATGEGPYKEGVRRGQFGIDLVNVMTVDAMGLSLEPDGLHLTTPSQVQLGGLLADAYRRFPSHPLATPLTNAAHIPMISTFFLSISRILTVVLLFLRLILMS
- the LOC120084456 gene encoding probable isoaspartyl peptidase/L-asparaginase 2 produces the protein MGGWAIAVHGGAGVDPNLPLHRQHDAKKLLTRCLDLGIHALRSNHSAIDVVELVVRELENDPLFNSGRGSALTEEGTVEMEASIMDGPKRRCGAVSGITTVKNPISLARLVMDKSPHSYLAFSGAEKFARQQGVELVGNDYFITEDNVGLLELAKEANSIWLDHRVPSETCSASVETPLQMNGLRISVYAPETVGCVVVDTEGRCAAATSTGGLINKKMGRIGDSPLIGSGTYACDVCGVSCTGEGEAIIRGTLAREVAAVMEYKGLGLQEAVNYVIEERLDEGKAGLIAVSSNGEVACGFNTTGMFRGCATEDGFMEVGIW